The following are encoded together in the Mammaliicoccus vitulinus genome:
- a CDS encoding ribonuclease HII — translation MKQKSIKEITSEIQQYATIDAINGSIHNEDERKGVQNALIKRIKQLEKIEELNLKYEKMNQYENRILSENQDALICGIDEVGRGPLAGPVVASAVILERGHHYLGITDSKALSQSKRSFFEQEIYNKALSVGIGIATVEEIDELNIYEATKVAMQRAIDQLNYKPDHLLIDAMTLANDIPQTSIIKGDLNSVSIAAASVIAKEYRDKLMTEFNLEYPGYDFDKNKGYGTKTHLEGIETCGITPIHRKSFEPIKSKVKY, via the coding sequence ATGAAACAAAAGAGCATTAAAGAAATAACATCTGAGATTCAACAATATGCAACCATTGATGCAATAAATGGCTCAATCCATAACGAAGATGAAAGAAAAGGCGTTCAAAACGCTTTAATTAAAAGGATAAAACAGTTAGAAAAGATAGAAGAACTGAATTTGAAATACGAAAAAATGAACCAATATGAGAATCGAATATTAAGCGAAAATCAAGACGCACTTATTTGTGGAATAGATGAAGTGGGTAGAGGGCCGTTAGCTGGTCCAGTTGTAGCGAGTGCCGTAATATTGGAACGTGGCCATCATTATTTAGGCATTACCGATTCTAAAGCTTTATCACAAAGTAAACGTTCGTTTTTCGAACAGGAAATTTATAATAAAGCATTGTCTGTAGGAATAGGTATTGCAACAGTTGAAGAAATTGATGAATTAAATATTTATGAAGCGACTAAAGTGGCTATGCAAAGAGCGATAGATCAATTGAATTATAAACCTGATCATTTATTAATCGATGCGATGACACTTGCAAACGATATACCGCAGACTTCAATTATTAAAGGTGATTTGAACAGTGTTTCAATAGCAGCGGCAAGTGTTATTGCTAAAGAATATCGAGATAAACTGATGACTGAATTTAATTTAGAGTATCCTGGATACGATTTCGACAAAAATAAAGGATATGGTACTAAAACCCATCTTGAAGGTATTGAAACTTGTGGAATTACACCAATCCATCGAAAATCTTTCGAGCCAATTAAATCAAAAGTGAAATATTAG
- the sucC gene encoding ADP-forming succinate--CoA ligase subunit beta — protein MNIHEYQGKEIFRSMGVAVPNGSVAFSPAEAVEKAKELDSNVYVVKAQIHAGGRGKAGGVKIAKSIDEVREYAKELLGKVLVTHQTGPEGKEIKRLLIEEGCDIQKEYYIGFVIDRATDRITLMASEEGGTEIEEVAAATPEKIFKEVIDPVTGLMPYQARRIAFNINIPKESVNKAVKLMMSLYNVFVEKDCSIVEINPLVTTSAGEVLALDAKVNFDDNALFRHKDIVEMRDLEEEDEKEIEASKYDLSYIALDGNIGCMVNGAGLAMATMDTINHFGGNPANFLDVGGGATKEKVTEAFKIILGDSQVEGIFVNIFGGIMKCDVIAEGIVAAVKEVSLDMPLVVRLEGTNVEKGKQILKESGLAIEPASIMADGAQKIVKLVQER, from the coding sequence ATGAATATCCATGAGTATCAAGGTAAAGAGATTTTTCGCTCTATGGGCGTAGCTGTACCTAATGGTTCAGTGGCTTTTTCACCTGCTGAAGCAGTAGAAAAAGCAAAAGAATTAGATTCAAATGTATATGTAGTTAAAGCACAAATCCATGCTGGTGGCCGTGGTAAAGCTGGCGGAGTTAAAATTGCTAAATCAATTGATGAAGTTCGTGAGTACGCTAAAGAATTATTGGGCAAAGTACTTGTTACACACCAAACTGGTCCAGAAGGTAAAGAAATTAAACGTCTTTTAATTGAAGAAGGATGCGATATTCAAAAAGAATATTACATTGGGTTTGTAATTGATAGAGCAACAGACAGAATTACTTTAATGGCTTCAGAAGAAGGCGGAACTGAAATTGAAGAAGTTGCAGCAGCAACACCAGAAAAAATCTTCAAAGAAGTAATTGATCCTGTAACAGGATTAATGCCTTATCAAGCTAGAAGAATTGCATTTAATATTAACATCCCTAAAGAATCAGTAAATAAAGCTGTTAAATTAATGATGTCTTTATATAATGTGTTTGTAGAAAAAGATTGTTCAATTGTTGAAATCAACCCACTTGTTACAACGAGTGCAGGTGAAGTTTTAGCGCTTGATGCAAAAGTGAACTTTGATGATAATGCTTTATTTAGACATAAAGATATCGTTGAAATGCGTGACTTAGAAGAAGAAGACGAAAAAGAAATCGAAGCATCTAAATATGACTTATCATATATCGCTTTAGATGGAAATATTGGTTGTATGGTAAACGGAGCTGGTTTAGCTATGGCTACGATGGATACGATTAATCACTTCGGCGGAAATCCGGCTAACTTCCTTGACGTAGGGGGCGGTGCTACAAAAGAAAAAGTTACTGAAGCATTCAAAATCATTTTAGGTGATTCACAAGTAGAAGGTATTTTTGTAAACATCTTCGGTGGAATCATGAAATGTGATGTTATTGCAGAAGGTATTGTAGCAGCTGTTAAAGAAGTTTCATTAGATATGCCTTTAGTTGTTAGACTAGAAGGTACTAATGTTGAAAAAGGTAAACAAATCTTAAAAGAATCTGGTTTAGCAATCGAACCAGCATCAATCATGGCTGATGGTGCTCAAAAAATTGTTAAATTAGTTCAAGAACGATAA
- the sucD gene encoding succinate--CoA ligase subunit alpha: MSVYIDKNTKVLVQGITGATALFHTKQMLEYGTQIVAGVTPGKGGQVVEGVPVFNTIEEAVAETGATVSVIYVPAPFAADAIVECADAELDLAICITEHIPVIDMIKVKRYLEGKKTRLVGPNCPGVITADECKIGIMPGYIHKKGHVGVVSRSGTLTYEAVHQLTQAGIGQTTAVGIGGDPVNGTDFIDVLKEFNEDEDTYAVVMIGEIGGTAEEEAAEWIKANMTKPVIGFIGGQTAPPGKRMGHAGAIISGGKGTASEKIKTLNDCGVETADTPSVIAETLINRIKKEDGLYEKCLTIK; encoded by the coding sequence GTGAGTGTATACATCGATAAAAATACAAAAGTATTAGTTCAAGGTATTACTGGTGCAACAGCACTTTTCCATACGAAACAAATGTTAGAATATGGTACTCAAATCGTTGCTGGGGTAACACCTGGTAAAGGTGGCCAAGTAGTAGAAGGCGTACCAGTATTTAATACAATAGAAGAAGCAGTTGCTGAAACTGGCGCAACTGTATCAGTAATTTATGTTCCAGCACCATTTGCTGCAGATGCAATTGTTGAATGTGCAGATGCTGAATTAGATTTAGCAATTTGTATTACAGAACATATTCCAGTTATTGATATGATTAAAGTTAAAAGATATTTAGAAGGCAAAAAGACACGTTTAGTAGGACCAAACTGTCCAGGTGTTATAACTGCTGATGAGTGTAAAATTGGTATTATGCCTGGTTACATCCATAAAAAAGGTCATGTCGGTGTCGTTTCACGTTCTGGTACATTGACTTATGAAGCGGTTCATCAATTAACGCAAGCAGGTATTGGTCAAACAACAGCAGTTGGTATTGGCGGAGACCCTGTAAACGGAACTGACTTTATTGATGTATTAAAAGAATTCAATGAAGATGAAGACACTTATGCAGTTGTTATGATTGGTGAAATTGGTGGTACAGCAGAAGAAGAAGCTGCTGAATGGATCAAAGCTAATATGACTAAACCTGTAATTGGTTTCATTGGTGGTCAAACAGCGCCTCCAGGAAAACGTATGGGTCATGCTGGTGCAATTATTTCAGGCGGTAAAGGTACTGCATCTGAAAAAATTAAAACACTTAATGATTGTGGCGTAGAAACAGCAGATACACCATCTGTTATTGCTGAAACATTAATTAACCGTATTAAAAAAGAAGACGGTTTATATGAAAAATGCTTAACAATTAAATAA
- the ylqF gene encoding ribosome biogenesis GTPase YlqF: MTIQWFPGHMAKARREVTEQLKMVDVVFELVDARLPLSSRNPMIDDIIKQKPRVVILNKKDMSKQSETDKWTQYFRNQGFYPVQIDSKHGKHLGELMKAAQAATKEKFDREKSKGLRPRAIRAMIVGIPNVGKSTLINKLAKKAIAKTGNTPGVTKKQQWIKVGKELELLDTPGILWPKFEDQAIGKKLSLTGAIKDSIVHLDEVAIYGLNFLLDHDPEKLKQFYQIELNEEDEVIDLFDQIGKRRGMLKRGNEIDYEAVTELIIRDLRNAKIGNYCFDVYDEMKDGLYETKEH, translated from the coding sequence ATGACAATTCAATGGTTCCCTGGTCATATGGCCAAAGCGAGAAGAGAAGTAACTGAACAATTAAAAATGGTAGATGTAGTTTTTGAGCTTGTAGATGCTCGTTTACCTCTATCTTCTAGAAATCCAATGATTGATGACATTATCAAACAAAAACCGCGTGTGGTTATACTAAATAAAAAAGATATGTCGAAACAAAGTGAAACAGATAAATGGACGCAATACTTTAGAAATCAAGGTTTCTATCCAGTACAAATAGATTCAAAACATGGTAAACATTTAGGCGAACTTATGAAAGCGGCACAAGCTGCAACTAAAGAAAAATTTGATAGAGAAAAGAGTAAAGGACTACGTCCGCGTGCTATTAGAGCTATGATAGTAGGTATTCCTAATGTTGGAAAATCTACCCTTATTAATAAATTAGCCAAAAAAGCGATTGCTAAAACAGGAAATACACCAGGTGTAACAAAAAAACAACAATGGATTAAAGTTGGTAAAGAGTTAGAACTGTTAGATACGCCAGGTATTTTATGGCCGAAATTTGAAGATCAAGCGATCGGTAAAAAACTAAGTTTAACTGGAGCAATAAAAGATAGCATCGTTCATTTAGATGAAGTTGCAATATATGGCTTGAATTTCCTTTTAGATCATGATCCTGAAAAATTAAAACAATTTTATCAAATAGAATTAAATGAAGAAGATGAAGTTATCGATTTATTTGATCAAATTGGCAAAAGAAGAGGTATGTTGAAACGAGGAAATGAAATCGATTATGAAGCTGTAACAGAACTGATTATTAGAGATTTAAGAAATGCAAAAATAGGTAATTATTGTTTTGATGTTTATGATGAAATGAAGGATGGCCTATATGAAACAAAAGAGCATTAA
- the dprA gene encoding DNA-processing protein DprA produces MNHYQQTVLRLVYAGYTTNHMHKMLRYDQTLHFVDSRNEFLEFIYKSGFNYNNMVEMYSKYECSDIDKILAALHHRNIKLLFSDDEAYPRLLKEIYDFPLALFGIGDLSILNNERKLAIVGSRKATTYSEQICHAIIPKLINENIVVVSGMAMGADYFAHLKTIEHGGLTIGVAAFGLDYHYPKATRYINELMRENHLVISEYYPTTKVQKWHFPERNRLISGLSQGVLVTEADERSGSLITIDLALEQNRNVYCCPGTIFQTLSKGGNKRIKEGAKLVQNAQDIIEDYDTVSM; encoded by the coding sequence ATGAATCATTATCAACAAACTGTATTAAGGCTAGTCTATGCGGGTTATACGACAAATCACATGCATAAAATGTTAAGGTATGATCAAACATTACATTTTGTCGATTCTCGTAATGAATTTCTTGAGTTTATCTATAAAAGTGGATTTAATTATAACAATATGGTAGAAATGTATAGTAAATATGAATGTAGTGATATTGATAAAATTCTTGCAGCATTACATCATAGAAATATAAAACTTTTATTTAGCGATGATGAAGCTTATCCAAGGCTTTTAAAGGAAATTTATGATTTTCCTTTAGCTTTATTTGGTATTGGTGATTTGTCAATATTGAATAATGAGAGAAAATTGGCTATAGTCGGTTCAAGGAAGGCTACAACGTATTCTGAACAAATTTGTCATGCGATCATACCAAAGCTTATAAATGAAAATATAGTTGTTGTTTCAGGTATGGCTATGGGCGCTGATTATTTCGCACATTTAAAAACGATAGAGCATGGTGGTTTAACGATTGGTGTGGCTGCTTTTGGACTAGATTACCATTACCCTAAAGCTACGAGATATATCAATGAATTAATGAGGGAAAATCATCTTGTCATATCAGAATATTATCCAACTACTAAAGTACAAAAGTGGCATTTTCCTGAAAGAAATCGGCTTATTAGCGGATTATCTCAAGGTGTTCTTGTTACAGAAGCTGATGAACGTAGTGGCTCTTTAATTACAATTGATTTAGCTTTGGAACAAAATCGAAATGTTTATTGTTGTCCTGGGACAATTTTTCAAACGTTAAGTAAGGGTGGAAATAAAAGAATTAAAGAAGGTGCAAAGCTTGTGCAAAACGCGCAAGATATTATAGAGGATTATGATACAGTTAGTATGTGA